The DNA window TCGTGCAGTTCCGTGAGGATCGGTTCGGTCAGTTCGCCGTACCCCAGTACGAGGACGTGGTCCTCTAAGAGTTCGAGCTGTGAGTCTGTCATTTTCCCGAGTGCGTGGCTGAGGCGCGCTTCGATCGCCGGGCCCAGAAGCGATCCCAGCGCGACCGCGAAACTGGCCGCGCCGAACACGACGACGCTCATGCCGAACAGCCGCGCCTCTTGACTGGTCGGCGACACGTCGCCGTACCCCACTGTGGTCGCCGTGACGATGGTGAAGTAAAACGCGTCGAGCATCGTGTTGACGCCGTTGAACTCCTCGCGCAGGATGTAGGAACCGACGGTGCCGTACGCCTGTACGCCGGTCAGCGCGATCGCCGCGGCCATCTGGGTTGTCGTCAGGCCGACGCGGTTCGAGAAGTGCCGCCGGTTGGCCGCGACGACCGGGATCGACAGCACCGACAGCGCGACCAGCGGATACGACACCGAACTGGACTGGATGATGCCCTGCGCGGCCGTCACCGGCAACAGCACCAACACCGCGTACCAGGCCGCCCGCTGGCCGCGCCGGAGTCCCAGCACGGCGCCGAGCATCAGAAAGCCGGTCAGTGTCCCG is part of the Natronoarchaeum philippinense genome and encodes:
- a CDS encoding NAD-binding protein, yielding MVRGRRLVSGRAAVTLTTVVAVLSVITGIANIGVTTVGPLDPYVPGYAQQLAGFTGTLTGFLMLGAVLGLRRGQRAAWYAVLVLLPVTAAQGIIQSSSVSYPLVALSVLSIPVVAANRRHFSNRVGLTTTQMAAAIALTGVQAYGTVGSYILREEFNGVNTMLDAFYFTIVTATTVGYGDVSPTSQEARLFGMSVVVFGAASFAVALGSLLGPAIEARLSHALGKMTDSQLELLEDHVLVLGYGELTEPILTELHDAGSEFVVVTGDQEHAAALSDRDYNVFTGDPSDEEPLHRVRIEDARAIVVATNDDAEDALTILTARELRPDVRIVAAATDRENVRKLRRAGADDVISPASIGGRLLVRSAFEETEEPSAEDVLDEFVGE